The nucleotide sequence TGCATAAAAGTCTAAGAAGTGGTATGAAGCACCAATATCTACATTAAAATAGTTGTATCTTAATTCCTCTCCAGTAACTGAAGGATCAAAAATATTGCCCCATTCACTTTGGTCTAATTGCGAATTCACCATACCGGCACTAATACCAAAAGATAGTTTATTCAAATCATAATCGCTTCGTGAAAAAGTGATATGGTGTGCATAAGTTACTTTTGCTCCTGCTTGTTTATGGTATCCATTTCTATCGTTAAAAGCGATGAAACCAATTCCTGATCGCTCCGAAATAGCGGTATTAACACTTGCTGTTTGCAAAGCGGGTGCATCTTTTTCACCGAACCATTGCTGGCGTGCCGTTAAACGAACTTTTGCACAATTTGCTATACCCGCCATTGAAGGGTGGATAAGATAATAGTTATCTGTTAAATAATCTTGATACACAGGAATTCCTTCTTGCGCATTACTTATTTGTGACACAAATAATGAAGATATAACAACTAATAAAGATTTAGTAAATATATTCATAAATTCTTTTTTTCTCTTTAGAAATGGTTAACAAATATATAAAAAACTATAATACAATATATACTATGGTTTTAAAATATATCTAAAAATGTTACGAATTCAAATATGTTAATTTTACGTTTAAATTCCAAATATAAATATTCAATTGATATTTCTTTGTTAATTTTGAAAAAAATCTTAAAAAATGTTTAAAATAAATATAAAGGACACTCAAAACCCCGCTATAATTAAATTTGAATTCCCAGATTTTATAAGCTATGGAAGCAATTTTGAGTTTAAAAACATCGATGAAACGGCAAATTCGCCTTTGGCACGTCAACTTTTTTATCTCCCTTTTGTAAAAACGGTTTACATTTCAGGAAATTTTGTTGCGGTAGAGCGTTTTTCGATTGTAGAATGGAGTGATGTGCAAGACGAAGTTAAAAAGCAAATTGAAGATTTTGTTACCAATGGTGGCAAAGTACTGATAGAAACAGAAGCAACTTCTTCTAAAAAAATTCCGGTAACAGTGTATGGCGAAACCACACCAAACCCGGGCGTACTAAAATTTGTATCAAACAAACTACTCACCAAAACAGCGGTGGAATTTAAGAATATCGATGACGCTAAACCATCACCCTTGGCAATAGAGTTGTTTAAATTGCCTTATGTAAAAGAAGTTTTTATTGATGAAAATTACGTTTCGGTAACAAAATTTGATGCGTATCAATGGGATGAAATTACATTAGAAGTGCGCTCATTTATTAAACAATTCATTGAAAATGGCGGAACGGTTATCGATGAGAGTTTAATTTCGCAAACAAAAGAGCACGAACAACAACAAGAAGACTATTTTGAAAATTTAGATGTAACCTCTCAACAAATCATCAATATTTTAGAAGAATATGTAAAACCAGCTGTGCAATCAGACGGTGGTAATATCACCTTCGAAAGCTATGACGACACCAGCAAACTTGTTACTGTAACGCTAAAAGGCGCATGTAGCGGGTGCCCGTCATCAACTTTTACGTTAAAAAATGGTATCGAAAATATGCTGCGACAAATGCTTCAAAACAATGATATTGTGGTGGAAGCATTAAACGGTTAATTGATAAGGTTGAGTTTTCTCAGCCTTTTTTATTTATTCTAAAAAATACAATTATGCAAAATCAGCTTAAAAACGCACATTCCCCCTATTTGCTGCAACATGCCCAAAATCCTGTTTTTTGGCAAATGTGGAATACCCAAAACAGAAATTTTGCAAAAGAATCCAATAAATTACTCATCATTAGTATTGGATATGCCGCTTGCCATTGGTGCCACGTGATGGAAAAAGAGTGTTTTGAAGACAATGAAGTTGCACATGTGATGAATGCTTCTTTTACCAGTTTTAAGATTGACCGCGAAGAATTACCGGCAATAGACGCATATTATATGCAGGCATTACAGCTAATGACCAAGCAAGGTGGCTGGCCGCTAAACATTGTAGCTTTGCCAAATGGTTTGCCTGTGTGGGGCGCCACTTATGTACCTAAAGCGCAATGGATAGATGTTTTAGAACAATTAGCCGAACTTTTTGCAAGCAACCCTGAAAAAATGTATGAATATGCAGAAAAACTTCAGAATGGTATTTCGCTTGCCAATAATATGTTAGAAATTTATCCAAAACAATCAACACAATTTGACTTTAATCCTCTTTTGTCTAACTGGAAAAAAAGTTTCGATGATGAGTTTGGTGGTTATCAACGGGCACCAAAATTCATGATGCCTACTAATTTGAATTTTCTTTATCAATATGGAATTGCAACAAACGATGCTTCCTTAACCCAGCATGTAGAGCTCACACTTTCTAAAATGGCTTATGGTGGTTTGTTTGACGTGCTTGAAGGTGGCTTTTCGCGCTATAGTGTTGATCACAAATGGCACATTCCCCACTTTGAAAAAATGTTGTATGACAATGCCCAACTGCTCACAACCTATTCCAAAGCATATCTTCGCACAAATAACACATTGTATAAAAATGTTGTAGAAAAAACAGTTGCATTCGTTACAAAAAATTGGCAAGATGCTTCGGGTGGATTTTATGCCGCATACGATGCCGATAGTTTTAATACCGAAAATAAATTGCAAGAAGGTGCTTACTATTTTTGGCAAAAAAACGAACTTCAGGATTTAATTGACCCAAGTGAATGGAATTTGTTTGCAGATGTTTTTTCAATTAATACCGATGGATTTTGGGAAGAAGCACAGGCGTATGTTTTATTTCAAAAAGAAGATTTAGCCGTAATTGCCAAAAAATATCATTTAAACCTCAACCATCTTGAACAACTAAAGATGAATTGGGAGCAACTTTTGTTGAAAAATCGAGAAAAAAGAACAAAGCCATTGCTTGATGACAAAATCATCACCTCGTGGAACGCTCAACTTTTAACTGGTTTATTAATGGCAGAAAGAATCATTCCCTCACAAAAAATCAACCAAAGTATCGCATCTTTGACTCATTTTCTGCAAACAAAAGCCTTTCAAAACAATCAATTAGGAAGAGTTTTTAAAAACAATAAATTGTATATCGATGGCACATTAGAAGATTATGCGTTTACCATTGAAGCTTTTATCCAGCTTTTCAATAAAACACAGCAACAGCAGCACCTGCAGTTTGCTCAAGAACTTACCTTTTATGCTTTAGATGTATTTTTTGATGAAAAACAAGGCTTTTTTAAAGCATCGAAAGATAACTCACTTGGTACGGTTTTTGAAATAGAAGACAATGTGATACCATCGGGCAATGCAATCATGGCTCGAAATTTATTTTATTTGGGATTTCTTTTTAAAAACGAATATTTCACAAAAGTTTCCAATGAAATGATTGAAAGGGTGCTTGCACAAATCAATTACGCCAGTGCTTATTCGGAATGGTTAACAAACTATTTATTAGTTACCAATCATTTTGAGTACATCATTTTGAAAGATGTTTCACAAGAAGAATTCCGTGCTATTTATGAAGCAAATAAGCATCAAATAATACTGAATAATTCATTAAATATTCCTATTTTAGACGGCTATAAAAATCAAACCAAAAAATTTCAAGTTTGTACATTACATAGTTGCCAAATAGAAACAAACGATTTTACTAAAATTTTAAATTAAACCTCATGAAAAAAACAATCTTTATACTTTCTCTCGGATTATTTACACTTGCTACAAACGCGCAAGTTACTGTTCAAACTGGTGGAAATAATTTAACCTTTAGAAGAAGTGCAGATTTTAACGACGCTGCTGTTGCAGGATCAAAATACATTCAAAAATCTTTTGAAAGTGCAAAAGTGAATAACGGCACTCAAAACTTCCCAATTAGATACAATGCTTATGCAGATGTGATGGAATACAAAGACGGAAGCGATATTTTAGAGTTGATTAAAGAAAAAAACACGCATTTTGTATTTGAAGACGGTAGTGTTTATGAATTGTTGCAATATACCGATGACAAGAATTCTTACAGCAGATACCATAAAATTTTAATGGATCAAAACAATGTGAAAGTTTCTAAATTTCAAAGTGTTAAATTGAATCCTGCAACAAAAGCTAGTAATAGTTATGAAAGTGATTCACAAGCTTTTTACAAACAAAACAATGATTTGTATTACATTACCTATAACAATCAAACGTTTGAATTTGATGGAAAACAGAAAACCTTAGATAAAAATATTGAAGGAAAATCGGCAGAAATTAAAAAATTCTATAAAGAAAATAAAATTAAGGAAAACGACGCCGATATGATTAAGCTGGGACATTTCTTAGCTACTCTTTAAAACAATGAAGACTCCTTTTTGGGAGTCTTTTCTTTTTCTAGTGGTTAACCAAAAAAGCGTTAGGTTACAAAATTTCTGCTTTTATAAATTCTGCCAAAAAGTTCTAAACTTTGACAAAGTTCGTATTCAAAGAAAACATCTAATTTGTTATTTTTTTGGTGGTAAGCATAAAATCTTTAAGGTAATAAGGTTCAAAATAAGCCACATCTACAAAATCATTCTGCTGAAACTTCTCATAACTTAATGGACTCATTTGTTTTGCTGAAGGATAAACAACATCTTCATGGAAAACAAATGTATCACTGGTTAAAACAGTTTTACATTTCAATGCACCATCGCCCACCAAATGAATATTTCCGCTTTTATCTGCAAAAGCAGTTTCATCAATAATTAAAGCTTCGGCAGGGGTAATTGCTTTGTTGTGTTCATTAAATTGTTGGGTGAAAACTTCCATTCTTCGGGCGTCGATCATTGGAATTATCAAACCGTTTGCAACAGAAATTTGTGCTGCCAAAACTGCCAATGTATCCACAGCAATTAAGGGAATATCCAAGGCATAACACAAGCCTTTTGCAGCAGAAACACCAATTCGCAAACCGGTATATGAACCCGGACCTTTACTAACTGCTACTGCATGCAATTGCGATAAATCAAGAGAAGCTTGGTTTAAAACATCTTTAATAAACACATGCAATTTTTCGGCATGATTAAATTGCTCTTCGGAAAGTTCTTTAAAAGCGATGGTTGTTCCATTGGCACCAACACTTACAGAGCAATTCTTTGTAGCTGTTTCGATATTTAAAATATAAACCATTATGCTTTGTTTTTCTTTTTTCCTTTCATGATTCGATAAATCACAATGCCACCCACCAATAAAAGAAGATAAGGAAATGCCATTAAATACACAATTCCATCGTTTACAGCTTCGGCTTTCATCCCGGTTTCTTCGGTTTCCAACGCTGCTCTGCACATGGCACACTGAGCAATTCCATCAACAGAAAATAGCAAACAGAAAATAGCGAATAGATATAAGGTTATAGCTTTTTTAGTGTACATAATACGGAGCAATCATTAAATATACAATTACGCCGGTAACGGCCACATATAACCACATGGGATAGGTGATGCGCGCCAATTTTTTGTGACGCTGATATGCACCTGCAATACCACGTACAAAAGTTACCAACACAAATGGAATAATGATGATGGATAAAAGAATGTGAGTAATTAAAATAAAAAAGTAAAGGTATCTTAATGCACCTTCTCCGCCAAATTTAGTTTCTACAGATGTCATGTGATACGCCACATACATTGCCAAAAAAGCAACCGAACAGCCAATGCATATTTTTATTAAACGTTCATGCAAAGATTGGTTTCCTTTTTTAATAGCACGCACAGCCCAAACGAGCAACACAGCTGTAATCCCGTTTATAGTTGCATAAATTGGTGGTAAAAAAGTGAGTGGTTTCACGTTGTACCCCAAATCGTGTAGGTTTACACTGAATAAAACAGCTACAACAACCGGAATGGCAATAGACAAGATCCAAATCCAAATGCTGTATTTTTTTTCAATTTGTGCACTTTCCATTATTCTTTAATTAATTGTTGAATATCTTCTTTAAGCATTTTTAAGCCTTCTTCGTTGGTTCCATCATAATACGGAAAATCACCGTTTATACTGATATCCCTTGAACGAATTATTCCGTTTTTATCAATCAAAGCAAACAAGCCTGAATGTTCAAAACCGCCGGGAGCTTCGCTATTTCTGCCAACATATAAATTAAATTTACGCGACAAGGCAAAAATATCGTCTTCTTTCCCTGTTAAAAAATGCCAGTTTTTCATTGTAGCACCTAAAAACTGCGCGTGTTCTTTTAAATTTTCGGGCGTATCTGTTTCTGGGTCAATAGTGATTGATACAATTCCAAAACGCTCTTCTTTCTGAAATTCGTTTTGCAACTTCACCATATTTTCATTCATTATGGGACAAATAGTTGGACAGGTAGAAAAGAAAAATTCCACCAAATAAACCTTTCCATCATAATCTTTGTTGGTAATGGTTTCCTTGTTTTGATTGATGAATGAAAAAGCAGGTGCTTTGCCCACTTCTAGTAAATCATTTCGGTTTGCCACATTTAAACGATCGCTTTCTACAACCGATGCGTTTTGAAACCGGTTTACGATTTTTGGTACAAAGTAAATACCAAAAACTAAAACCACCAGTGAAATCCAAATGTATGAATAGTTCTTTTTCATTATTAATTGGTTACGTTATCAATTCTGTTGTTTTTTTTGAGTGCCAATCGGTATTCAGCTAAAATCACCTTTACATCGTCTGCCATTTCATTGTGCAAATCGGCTGCCGAAATGGTGTTGTATCCTTCGCGATACTCTTCTTCTCCTTTTTTGTTTTTGCCTTTTCGTCCTCGTAAGTTCAATTCTTTATCGATAATATAAACGTTCGAAGTTCCGTATTTATCATCTAAACCACCCACCAAACCCAATTGTTTGTGGTATTCTTTGATTTCGTTGGCATCTGCCATAACATAGTGCCAATTTTTTAGGTCAACGTTTACGCCTAATTGCTGGTTTAACTTGTTAATGGCTTCTTCAGTGCCTTTTGGAGCAATCATTACGACTTGAAAATCTACAAAATCTTTATTGCGATCATAAATTTTATGGGCTAAATTGGTGATATTACCCTCCACATATTTTATATCGGTTCCGGGAAAACCCAAAATGGTTATTTTATTTTTTAGTTGCACAGGATTTTCCGAAAGAGGTTGCCAGTTTGAAGGAAGTTCTGCAATTTTTTCGGTGACAACAGGTAGTTTTATAAAAGAATTTACACCCGATGCAAAAAACAAATATGCAACAATGGGTACTATAAAAAGTGCTACCAAGAGCAGTAATTTTTTCATGGTGAAAATTTTTACAAAAATAAAAAAAGACGGTGTAATTACCGCCTTTTTAACGCTTATTTATAGTTTAAAAACCAACTAATGTTCCAAAAATCTATTTTGATGATAAATATTTTAAGTTTTGATAGGAAACAACTGAAATATCATGTTTTTCATAGTATAATTATTCTTAAATAAACATACTTTTTTTGCAACAAAAACTATTTGCTTTTTATTGTTGCTCAAAGTCGTGAGACTTTGCGTACCTAGGTTTGTTTTTTCAAAAACACTTTATCTTTCCAATATAATTTATCATTTTTTATTTTCACAAAATCTCCATCAAAATATTTCAAATATAAATTGCATGGATTAAAGTTCTGTATTTCAAAATAAAAATCATTATAATCATGTTTTAATAATGACAAATCGTATCGAAAAAAATCAATAACTAATTGATTGCTAAAAGATACGCTTATCACATCGTCAGTTAATAACAAATTCTCATTTTTAGGATAGGCCAATAAATATATTTTGTGTGTCCACAACTTTGAAACCTTAAATACTAATTTACAACCATCATTATCTTCTTGGATGTTTACATTATAAATACTACTAAAAATAAAATTATTAATATCTAACTTATTAACGTTTAAAATTTTAATAGTGATGGATAAAGAGTCTTTTAATTCCTTCCGATATTCAGATTTTAGTAGCTTTGATTTAAATTCTTCGGATGAATGAATAGACCTGAGGCTATAATAAAATTTATCTTCCTTTTTAATATATCCTTTTGCTATTAGTGGACAAAATGATTTTCTTCTTTGATACAGTTCTTCTTCTATATCATATCGATTATGCAATTCAAAAGTATCTCCTTTTATTTTAAACTCAAATAAATCACTTTGATATACTTCTTGAGCAGATGAATTATAATAAATAGAAAATATTAAAAATATAAAATAGTTCTTCATTTTTTCTTTTCGTTCAAGTAATCTCCTTCCTCGCGCAATCATTTAGTTCGTGCCGCATTTAATTGAAAACAATTTTTAAAAACTGTTTATTGTTGTTTTTATAATTGCTTGCGCTATTATATTCCAAATCTATGGAATTAATTACAAATCCCGATTGTAAAGGTTTAAAATAAAAAGCCCACCACACGAAAGGATTCGTGCGGTAGCGGGAGTAGCTGAGGACTTATCTGTATTTTGAAACTAAAATCATTGACAATATAAATAGCAGTGTTGAACACACATCATATATATCATAAATCAATCTCTTGTAATTAGGCTTTCTATTAATTATTTCTGATCTTTGCCGAGAATTTAGCTTATTATAGAAATAATAACTATTAATAAGAGCTATTATAACAATTGGTAAAAATAATATTACAAAGTTCAGTTTTATTTCAAACAAAAAATGTAAGATTAATATAAAAACAGTATTAAAATTAACTGCTTGAGTAAATGATAAATGTAATAAAGTACTAATTGGCGTTTCGTAACTGGCATTCTTCATTAATCTACTATGATTAGCCGCAAAAAAATCTAGCCAAAAGTTTTTTAAAAAAATTATAATATTCATAAATAGTTTAATTAAACCCTGATGTCGCGGATTTGCAATCCGTGACTTTATCTACCCAACCTACTGTTGTTATGTTTATTAAATATACACTATTAAGGTCTGTTAATTTATATTCTGTTGGCATACCTCACTTTTATTTATTTAACACTCGGATTGCAACCTTAAATCTGCGCGTGCGTTTTTTTTACTTACCATCACACGAAAGGATTCGCGCGGTAGCGGGGAATTGCAAATCTGTACCAGCCTACATTACCGTAAATTATAGATTATATATACAAAATAATACTTCTAAACCATCCTCTTCTTCCTGTATTTTTTGTTTAAGTAATTCATAAAGTTGTTTATTTGACAATGACAACTCATCTCTTTCAATTATAGTATTAATTTCATTAAGTGCATAATTTCGTCCTTTAAAATAATAATCTAAAGCTATTTTATAAAAATTTTCTTCTATTGTTAACTTTTTCCCTTCATATTTATCATAAACATTCTTTAATCCAAAATCAGCTCCGTTTGAATACCCTTTGATTTCTACAAGACTTCTAAATAATTCAATCGCAAATGAATCTTGCTCTTTTAATGTTTTAATGACTAATAGAGCATCGTTATGTTTATCTATTCGACATAAAAATTTTATTTTTTCTATTTTATAAAAATCATCTTCACTAATATTTATCAATTCATCTATATAAAACAAAACGGAATCGCGTTTTATCTGAGAATCAGTTTGCAAATTCCAACTTTGATAACTCATGATATATTTATCTTGTACCTTCGATAAATCTTCATTTTGTTTATTGCAATTAGTAGCAAGCAATAGAAAACTGATCAAAAAAAATATCTTTGTCATTTTTAGTATTTAATTGATATTTGAAATTAACTTTTCAGTAATGCTAATTGGAGCTAGGGATAGCAAATCCTCACCATCATAGTCCATATGTTCGTACTGGTAACATATTCAGCTTGCACAGTTTTCCGCAAAAACATCCACACTTACAAATATACTAATTCTTGGGTTACTTCGACTGGCTCAGCATAAACCCCTGATGTCGCGGATTTGCAATCCGTGACTTTATCTACCCAACCTACTGTTGTTATGTTTATAAAATTTACACTATTAAGGTCTGTTAATTTATACTCTGTTGGCATACCTCACTTTTATTTATTTAACACTCGGATTGCAACCTTAAATCTGCGCGTGCGTTTTTTTTACTAACCCCCACACGAAAGGATTCGTGCGGTAGCGAGGACACATTTGCGTTTTAATTTTTAACACAAACTATTAAATGTGCAACAACAGTAAAGTGTTTTATAACAAAACAGCCTCAATACGTGTGTAAAGAGGCTGTTGGTTTTTATAGTCACGGATTACAAATCCGCG is from Paenimyroides aestuarii and encodes:
- a CDS encoding PorP/SprF family type IX secretion system membrane protein, with protein sequence MNIFTKSLLVVISSLFVSQISNAQEGIPVYQDYLTDNYYLIHPSMAGIANCAKVRLTARQQWFGEKDAPALQTASVNTAISERSGIGFIAFNDRNGYHKQAGAKVTYAHHITFSRSDYDLNKLSFGISAGMVNSQLDQSEWGNIFDPSVTGEELRYNYFNVDIGASYHFLDFYAHGTVKNVITTDREIYSMVENDNIRRYIVSAGYVFSKNRGYRSYRDQGFSWEPSVLFQYAEATEEKMLDLNLKMYKEFSNGQFFAGISYRTMFEGAEYMKDVNGEVKKQNYHSVSPILGVKFKNIMVGYTYSHQFGEVQFANGGFHQLTLGFNFLCRESNYKCNCPSVNF
- a CDS encoding NifU family protein, which encodes MFKINIKDTQNPAIIKFEFPDFISYGSNFEFKNIDETANSPLARQLFYLPFVKTVYISGNFVAVERFSIVEWSDVQDEVKKQIEDFVTNGGKVLIETEATSSKKIPVTVYGETTPNPGVLKFVSNKLLTKTAVEFKNIDDAKPSPLAIELFKLPYVKEVFIDENYVSVTKFDAYQWDEITLEVRSFIKQFIENGGTVIDESLISQTKEHEQQQEDYFENLDVTSQQIINILEEYVKPAVQSDGGNITFESYDDTSKLVTVTLKGACSGCPSSTFTLKNGIENMLRQMLQNNDIVVEALNG
- a CDS encoding thioredoxin domain-containing protein, whose amino-acid sequence is MQNQLKNAHSPYLLQHAQNPVFWQMWNTQNRNFAKESNKLLIISIGYAACHWCHVMEKECFEDNEVAHVMNASFTSFKIDREELPAIDAYYMQALQLMTKQGGWPLNIVALPNGLPVWGATYVPKAQWIDVLEQLAELFASNPEKMYEYAEKLQNGISLANNMLEIYPKQSTQFDFNPLLSNWKKSFDDEFGGYQRAPKFMMPTNLNFLYQYGIATNDASLTQHVELTLSKMAYGGLFDVLEGGFSRYSVDHKWHIPHFEKMLYDNAQLLTTYSKAYLRTNNTLYKNVVEKTVAFVTKNWQDASGGFYAAYDADSFNTENKLQEGAYYFWQKNELQDLIDPSEWNLFADVFSINTDGFWEEAQAYVLFQKEDLAVIAKKYHLNLNHLEQLKMNWEQLLLKNREKRTKPLLDDKIITSWNAQLLTGLLMAERIIPSQKINQSIASLTHFLQTKAFQNNQLGRVFKNNKLYIDGTLEDYAFTIEAFIQLFNKTQQQQHLQFAQELTFYALDVFFDEKQGFFKASKDNSLGTVFEIEDNVIPSGNAIMARNLFYLGFLFKNEYFTKVSNEMIERVLAQINYASAYSEWLTNYLLVTNHFEYIILKDVSQEEFRAIYEANKHQIILNNSLNIPILDGYKNQTKKFQVCTLHSCQIETNDFTKILN
- the tsaB gene encoding tRNA (adenosine(37)-N6)-threonylcarbamoyltransferase complex dimerization subunit type 1 TsaB — encoded protein: MVYILNIETATKNCSVSVGANGTTIAFKELSEEQFNHAEKLHVFIKDVLNQASLDLSQLHAVAVSKGPGSYTGLRIGVSAAKGLCYALDIPLIAVDTLAVLAAQISVANGLIIPMIDARRMEVFTQQFNEHNKAITPAEALIIDETAFADKSGNIHLVGDGALKCKTVLTSDTFVFHEDVVYPSAKQMSPLSYEKFQQNDFVDVAYFEPYYLKDFMLTTKKITN
- a CDS encoding DUF420 domain-containing protein, whose product is MESAQIEKKYSIWIWILSIAIPVVVAVLFSVNLHDLGYNVKPLTFLPPIYATINGITAVLLVWAVRAIKKGNQSLHERLIKICIGCSVAFLAMYVAYHMTSVETKFGGEGALRYLYFFILITHILLSIIIIPFVLVTFVRGIAGAYQRHKKLARITYPMWLYVAVTGVIVYLMIAPYYVH
- a CDS encoding SCO family protein, whose translation is MKKNYSYIWISLVVLVFGIYFVPKIVNRFQNASVVESDRLNVANRNDLLEVGKAPAFSFINQNKETITNKDYDGKVYLVEFFFSTCPTICPIMNENMVKLQNEFQKEERFGIVSITIDPETDTPENLKEHAQFLGATMKNWHFLTGKEDDIFALSRKFNLYVGRNSEAPGGFEHSGLFALIDKNGIIRSRDISINGDFPYYDGTNEEGLKMLKEDIQQLIKE